In Desulfonispora thiosulfatigenes DSM 11270, the genomic stretch TTCCCCCCTTTAAGCACTTTTTATTTTTAGGAGCAATACATCTAATAATAACCTTGGATTTACATTGCTATTTAAATCTCGTAAACCCTTGTGAATTAATTTTAAGGCATTGTATATTTCATCTAGTCCTAAGGCATCTTGTTTTAAAGATTCCATATAATCATAATTGATAATTAAACTTTCATCATTAGTTGTTTTCCATATTAAAAGATCTCTAAACCAAAATTGAATCAGCTCTAATAATACTTTAACACCTTTGCGATCTTTTTCCCATTTATTACACCATAACAAAATATGGGATAACGACATAGTTTTTATTTCTGTTAATATTTCTAAGAGCTCTTTTCTCATTAGCTGAAGCTCACCTTCATTTAAGACTTCACTTGCTTTTTTCAGTGACCCTCTTGCTAGTTTAGAAAATATTTCAATATTATCTGGGCATTCAGGATTTTGTGTGGTGATTAATTCTTTAATTATTTTAGAATCCAGAGGCATAAATTGTATATTTTGACATCTTGAAAGAATAGTGTCTGGTAATTGCTGAGGTTTATCAGTTATTAAAATAAAAATTGTTTTTTGCGGTGGTTCTTCTAATACCTTTAATAAACTATTAAAAGCTTCTATAGTCATTAAATGAGCATCATCTAAAATTATAACCTTGTAATTACCTTCATACGACATAAAAAAAACTTTATTTCTGAGTTCCCTAATTTGTTCTATTTTGATAGAAGTGCCATCGGGCTCAATTATTTTAACATCTGGATGATTGCCACTTTCAATTTTACGACAACTAAGACATTCCTGGCAACCTCCCCCATTTATGGGTTCGAGACAATTAAGAGCTTTTGCTAGAGCTAATGCGCTAGTTTTCTTACCAATTCCCTCAATACCCGTAAAAAGGTAAGCATGAGCAATCCTTTTATTTAAAATGCTTTTTTTTAGTAAGGAAATTGCTCTATCTTGTCCTTTAATATTTTCAAAACTCATTTTGTCACCACCAGTACTTTGCTAAAGCAATTAGTTTTATTATTTTTTATCATTTATGAGATTTAATATATTTTCTAATATTTGCTGGTGTATTTCTTCCTTTGTCTGTAAAGCAGAAATCACTTTAAAGCGAGTTGGCTCTAATTTAACTAAGTGTAAATATCCTTCCCTTACTCTTTGATGAAAACCTAGCTTTTCCTGCTCTAATCTATCTTCTTTTCTTGTTTTTCTTCTCCTAGCCGCTTCACTAGGTTCTATATCTAAAAGTATTGTTAAGTGTGGTTTTAATCCTGATGTAGCAAAATAATTTAATTTATCTAGTTCTATTTTATCTAACCCTCGTCCATATCCTTGATAGGCTAGAGTAGAATCAATATAACGATCACAAATCACATTAACATTCTGCTCTAATAATGGAATGATTTTTTCTCCTACTAATTGAGCTCTGCTCGCAGCATAAAGGAGTGCCTCCGCTTTCCATACCATTTCAGAATTTTTATTATCTAAAATTATATTTCTAATTTTCTCTGAGATAAGTGTCCCACCTGGTTCTCTTGTAAACATACAAGAAACCCTAAGTTCTTTTAGCTTATTCTCTAATAAATTTATTTGCGTTGTTTTCCCCGAACCATCGCATCCTTCTATCGTAATGAATTTTCCAGACATGTATCTTCTCTCCCTATATATCATCCATTATCATGATTTCTCTTTTATCCCTAAAGGCTATATCACCTTTTAATATTTCTAACATTTTAAAATCTATCATTTCACCTGGCACTACTAGAGGGATTCCTGGGGGATATTTAAGAATAAACTCCCCACATATTCTACCCACAGCAACATCAAGTGATATCATTTTTTTATTGCCATAAAAGGCATCCCTGGGAGCTAAACCTTGCTCTGGAATGATATTATAGATATTCTTTTGGATCTTTTCTATCTTAGCATTCTTCTTTCTTGCCATTTGGTCAATCTGGGTTAAAGCCTCTAGTAATCTATTTAAAACGGTATCTTCTACCTTTAGGCTAAAAATAAATAAAATATAATTTTCTTCGCTAAGTTCTGAAAATATTTGAAATCGTTCTCGTAAAATTTTATCTATCTCTAACCCCGAAAAAACCTCTGAAGACAGGTTTAACTTCAAAAAGTCCCTCTGCTCTTTTAAAGCAAAATTAATGGTAAAGGTTGTTAATGTAGTAACTTTCTTATTAAAATCAATTAATTTATGATATGTTTCCTCGAGTATTTCTTGTCCCTTTTCTGCTAAAAAGACTCTACAGCTATCTAAAGAAGCTAAAAGTAAATAAGAAGGTGAAGTAGTCTGAAGCATATTAATGAAAGGACTTAAATCTGGTCCTTGATAATTATTTCCTTCGTGGAGTACACTACCTTGCGTTAAAACAGGTAAGGTTTTGTGCCAGCTTTGAATCACTATATCTGCACCTAATTCTAAACCAGACTTAGGCAAGGATTTATGAAATAAAAAGTGTGATCCATGTGCTTCATCTATTATAACCTTTATATCATTCTTTTTAGCTAAATAAATTATTTCTTCTAACTGATAACTAATTCCTTGATAATTTGGATTAGGTAAAATAATTACCTTACATTTAGGATAGTCTAAAATAAATCTTTTTAATACTTCTGGTTCTATTCCTAAAGGAATCCCCGACTTTTCTTCAAAGGCAACAGGTAGATAAATTGGTTTAGCATTTGCTAAGATGGTGGCATTATAAATAGATTTATGCACATGCCTAGGCACAAATATATACTTATCATGTGCAAGTGCCATTATGGCACTATGTATTCCTACACTTGACCCATTTACTAAAAAATGTGTTTTCTTTGCTTTAAATAACCTAGCTGCCTCTTCTTGGGCTTCTTTAATACATCCTTCTGGTTTATGCAAATTATCTAATCCAGGAATTTCTGTTAAATCATATTCCCATAATCCACCTGATTGTATTTGCATTTGATCAGGGATAAGGTTCCCACCTTTATGACCCGGAGTATGAAATGAAATAGGATCAGCTTGGATATGATTTTTAATGCTTTTTATTATCATTGCTTGCTTCATATTTATATCCTTTATTTGTTTTTACTTAATTTTATCATATATACCTATTTTCTTCTAGAAATCAACAGGCATATCTCTGGCAACAATGGAAAAGCTATAGTTAAATCAATCTTTTCAGGAGTGATATATATATATGTCGAGAAAAAGTAATCCAGTCAATGTTAAGAAACTTTCTAAAAAATATA encodes the following:
- the holB gene encoding DNA polymerase III subunit delta' — translated: MSFENIKGQDRAISLLKKSILNKRIAHAYLFTGIEGIGKKTSALALAKALNCLEPINGGGCQECLSCRKIESGNHPDVKIIEPDGTSIKIEQIRELRNKVFFMSYEGNYKVIILDDAHLMTIEAFNSLLKVLEEPPQKTIFILITDKPQQLPDTILSRCQNIQFMPLDSKIIKELITTQNPECPDNIEIFSKLARGSLKKASEVLNEGELQLMRKELLEILTEIKTMSLSHILLWCNKWEKDRKGVKVLLELIQFWFRDLLIWKTTNDESLIINYDYMESLKQDALGLDEIYNALKLIHKGLRDLNSNVNPRLLLDVLLLKIKSA
- the tmk gene encoding dTMP kinase, translating into MSGKFITIEGCDGSGKTTQINLLENKLKELRVSCMFTREPGGTLISEKIRNIILDNKNSEMVWKAEALLYAASRAQLVGEKIIPLLEQNVNVICDRYIDSTLAYQGYGRGLDKIELDKLNYFATSGLKPHLTILLDIEPSEAARRRKTRKEDRLEQEKLGFHQRVREGYLHLVKLEPTRFKVISALQTKEEIHQQILENILNLINDKK
- a CDS encoding aminotransferase class I/II-fold pyridoxal phosphate-dependent enzyme: MKQAMIIKSIKNHIQADPISFHTPGHKGGNLIPDQMQIQSGGLWEYDLTEIPGLDNLHKPEGCIKEAQEEAARLFKAKKTHFLVNGSSVGIHSAIMALAHDKYIFVPRHVHKSIYNATILANAKPIYLPVAFEEKSGIPLGIEPEVLKRFILDYPKCKVIILPNPNYQGISYQLEEIIYLAKKNDIKVIIDEAHGSHFLFHKSLPKSGLELGADIVIQSWHKTLPVLTQGSVLHEGNNYQGPDLSPFINMLQTTSPSYLLLASLDSCRVFLAEKGQEILEETYHKLIDFNKKVTTLTTFTINFALKEQRDFLKLNLSSEVFSGLEIDKILRERFQIFSELSEENYILFIFSLKVEDTVLNRLLEALTQIDQMARKKNAKIEKIQKNIYNIIPEQGLAPRDAFYGNKKMISLDVAVGRICGEFILKYPPGIPLVVPGEMIDFKMLEILKGDIAFRDKREIMIMDDI